Proteins found in one Prochlorothrix hollandica PCC 9006 = CALU 1027 genomic segment:
- a CDS encoding DUF4114 domain-containing protein — MTYSSFSAFNGSTQFFTPTTDQATLDSNGVAKVVVGNTTLYIGTHQSSANNQNPIITRFTNGVRDWVISDYETGGADGRGVGLLWNGGTELYAAFTIDGTQNPSLNALTANGWQTNYGSGGGPKVAVLVKLDPATGTQGSGTAAVGTGTYILAKLSSGNTNTIAPLGLSFDASNNVVLEAESFFSPLDTTKNTMELTSSGQSSPFPYRITFNPSLSTALTTVAEFWDTSFITLEDSPEIFTADSFGNLYKTGQGEAPLTTLTITSLPSGGSLQLNGAAVTVNQVIGAAAIANLRYQPANDATGLVTFGARASNGGVQGDRSVTVRLDLTPVNDAPSFALMAAPNQSQGVGSGVTLANFATGISAGPANEAGQSLAFTVTTTNPGLFSQAPSLSPTGTLTYSLGNTTGTATVTVVLQDNGGTAYGGSDTSGSQTFTIAALSTPPPANTPPQIQPPSGSIPLPIAPTGGTVVTTLVVTDADNDPLTFSLVGDDFDRDQDTIPAFSINPQGQILVEDADDLALITETEVNLQVQVTDSLASDGVTLTLQRSPVEPPPVEPPPVEPPPVEPPPNPVTPSPEAIAPGFALGTQTQPIPGSSGSRTTLRTFGVGGSGLPNTSLPSTSLPSTGLPSPSTAAHQVSLRVTVAGLPNTPHTHEVVLFRVDDGTGAVNGQTLVPGDAASRSAYLQAILQGDRIQGSLSVLASQNPGGLPGGFDWGQFSQVLALGEGSQLGVMLVQDGTVDELRQGLGRSVFFSQGDEIEVASGFSETQFTLNFDDDGDGQFNNLSLRFSRGTSGTLDQLQRQGFGLQPQGQEVLDLRTLAENLTAQVTVQIEASFSNTVGFYRTNDQGDVLNAQGAVVAQLSQGAQAYGDGLIRYRLTELDFNQSGDRTLSLPGGFLLAPFLIADGTPTNFQVDRLYHRFIAGNSDGSDHIRLLGNNTFGFEDLPQGGDRDFDDMIVQFKVG; from the coding sequence ATGACTTACTCCAGTTTCAGCGCTTTTAATGGCAGTACCCAGTTTTTCACCCCTACCACAGACCAGGCCACCCTGGATAGCAACGGGGTGGCTAAGGTGGTGGTGGGTAATACCACGTTGTACATTGGCACCCACCAAAGCAGTGCTAACAACCAAAATCCCATCATCACCCGGTTTACCAATGGGGTACGGGATTGGGTGATCAGTGACTACGAAACAGGGGGGGCCGATGGTCGGGGGGTGGGGCTGTTGTGGAATGGGGGGACTGAGCTGTATGCCGCCTTCACCATTGATGGCACCCAGAACCCCAGTTTGAACGCCTTGACCGCCAATGGTTGGCAAACCAACTACGGCAGTGGCGGGGGGCCAAAAGTGGCGGTTCTGGTGAAGCTGGATCCGGCCACGGGGACGCAGGGGAGTGGGACGGCGGCAGTGGGTACCGGCACCTACATTTTGGCGAAGCTTAGCAGTGGTAACACCAATACGATCGCGCCCCTGGGCTTAAGCTTTGATGCTAGCAATAATGTGGTTTTAGAAGCAGAATCTTTCTTCTCACCCCTGGATACAACGAAAAACACCATGGAGCTGACCAGTAGCGGTCAGTCTTCCCCCTTTCCCTATCGCATAACCTTTAATCCCAGCCTCAGTACAGCCCTGACCACGGTGGCCGAGTTTTGGGACACGAGTTTTATCACCCTGGAAGATAGCCCTGAGATCTTCACGGCGGATAGTTTTGGCAATCTCTATAAAACGGGTCAAGGGGAAGCCCCCCTCACCACACTGACCATTACCAGTTTGCCCAGTGGGGGCAGTTTGCAGCTTAATGGGGCGGCGGTGACGGTGAACCAGGTGATTGGGGCGGCGGCGATCGCCAATCTGCGCTATCAACCGGCCAATGATGCCACGGGCTTGGTGACCTTTGGGGCGCGGGCCAGTAATGGGGGGGTGCAGGGGGATCGATCGGTCACCGTTCGCCTTGATCTCACCCCTGTCAATGATGCCCCCAGTTTTGCCCTGATGGCTGCTCCCAACCAAAGCCAGGGGGTGGGCAGTGGGGTGACCTTGGCTAATTTCGCCACGGGCATCAGTGCGGGTCCAGCCAACGAGGCGGGCCAGAGTCTAGCTTTTACAGTGACCACCACGAATCCGGGGTTGTTTAGCCAAGCCCCCAGCCTCAGCCCCACGGGGACCTTGACCTATAGCCTGGGTAATACCACGGGGACGGCAACGGTGACCGTGGTCCTTCAAGATAACGGGGGCACCGCCTATGGGGGCAGTGATACCAGTGGTAGCCAAACCTTTACGATCGCCGCCCTGTCCACTCCCCCTCCCGCCAATACTCCGCCCCAAATCCAGCCCCCCAGTGGATCCATTCCCCTGCCCATCGCCCCCACTGGGGGCACGGTGGTGACCACCTTGGTGGTGACGGATGCCGATAACGATCCCCTGACCTTTAGTCTGGTGGGGGATGACTTCGATCGCGACCAAGACACTATTCCCGCCTTTAGTATTAATCCCCAGGGTCAGATTCTGGTGGAAGATGCAGACGATCTAGCCTTAATTACGGAAACTGAGGTTAATCTCCAAGTCCAGGTCACGGATAGTCTCGCTAGCGATGGGGTAACCCTAACATTGCAGCGATCGCCTGTGGAACCGCCGCCCGTGGAACCGCCGCCTGTGGAACCGCCGCCTGTGGAACCGCCCCCCAATCCAGTAACGCCGAGTCCTGAGGCGATCGCCCCCGGTTTTGCCTTAGGAACCCAGACCCAGCCGATCCCTGGCAGCAGTGGCAGTCGCACCACGTTGCGCACCTTTGGGGTGGGTGGTTCTGGTTTGCCGAATACCAGTCTGCCGAGTACCAGTCTGCCGAGTACCGGTCTGCCGAGTCCCAGTACTGCCGCCCATCAGGTCAGTCTGCGGGTCACGGTGGCGGGTCTACCCAATACGCCCCATACCCATGAGGTGGTGTTGTTCCGGGTGGATGATGGGACCGGGGCGGTTAACGGTCAAACCTTGGTGCCGGGGGATGCCGCCTCCCGATCGGCCTATCTCCAGGCCATTCTTCAGGGCGATCGCATCCAAGGCAGTCTTTCGGTTTTAGCCAGCCAGAATCCGGGGGGCTTACCGGGGGGCTTTGACTGGGGACAGTTTAGCCAGGTGTTGGCCCTGGGGGAGGGCAGTCAGTTGGGGGTGATGCTGGTGCAGGATGGCACCGTGGATGAGTTGCGCCAAGGTTTGGGGCGATCGGTGTTCTTTTCCCAGGGAGACGAAATTGAGGTGGCTTCCGGGTTCAGTGAGACCCAGTTTACCCTGAACTTTGATGACGATGGCGATGGTCAGTTTAATAACCTGAGTCTCAGGTTCAGTCGTGGCACCAGTGGCACCCTGGACCAGTTGCAGCGCCAAGGCTTCGGACTCCAGCCCCAGGGGCAAGAGGTTTTAGATTTGCGCACCCTGGCGGAGAACTTAACGGCCCAGGTGACGGTGCAAATTGAGGCCAGTTTTAGCAATACGGTGGGGTTCTATCGCACCAATGATCAGGGGGATGTGCTCAATGCCCAGGGGGCGGTGGTGGCGCAGTTGAGCCAAGGTGCCCAAGCCTATGGGGATGGTTTAATTCGCTATCGCTTGACGGAGTTGGATTTTAACCAATCCGGCGATCGCACGCTGTCCCTGCCCGGTGGCTTTCTCCTGGCTCCGTTTCTGATTGCGGATGGCACACCCACAAATTTCCAGGTAGATCGCCTTTACCATCGGTTTATTGCTGGTAATAGCGATGGATCGGATCATATCCGTCTCCTGGGGAACAATACCTTTGGTTTTGAAGATTTACCCCAGGGGGGCGATCGGGACTTTGACGATATGATTGTGCAGTTTAAGGTGGGCTAA
- a CDS encoding pyridoxal-phosphate-dependent aminotransferase family protein — protein sequence MTFTAPAAPLTLDNSDRLQLQPLDMPERLLLGPGPSNADPAVLASMNRQPIGHLDPAYLQLMDEVQTLLRYAWQTKNTLTYPVPGTGSAAMEATLANVVEPGDVVLVAVKGYFGHRLVDMAGRYGGDVRTISKAWGQAFELGELRQALETHRPKVLALVHAETSTGVRQPLEGVGDLCHQYDCLLLVDTVTSLGGVPIFLDQWQVDLAYSCSQKGLSCPPGISPFTISPRGLAKLDERKTPVANWYLDTTMLRKYWGNDRTYHHTAPVNMTYALREALRLLAEEGLEARWHRHQTNAEKLWDGLEDLGLKCHVDREFRLPTLTTVRVPAGIDPKALTRHLLQHHNIEIGGGLGDLAGQVWRIGLMGANSYPKNVDLLLEALQRSLSALG from the coding sequence ATGACCTTTACTGCCCCCGCAGCACCGCTTACCCTCGATAACAGCGATCGCCTTCAACTACAACCTCTAGACATGCCAGAGCGGCTGTTGCTGGGTCCAGGTCCCTCCAATGCGGATCCAGCGGTCTTAGCCTCCATGAACCGCCAACCCATCGGCCACCTGGATCCCGCCTACCTCCAGCTCATGGACGAAGTGCAAACCCTGCTGCGCTACGCTTGGCAAACCAAAAATACCCTCACCTATCCAGTTCCCGGCACGGGTTCCGCCGCCATGGAAGCCACCCTAGCCAATGTGGTGGAACCGGGGGATGTGGTGTTGGTGGCGGTGAAGGGTTACTTTGGCCATCGCCTTGTGGACATGGCGGGGCGCTATGGCGGTGATGTGCGCACCATCAGTAAAGCCTGGGGCCAAGCCTTTGAGTTGGGGGAACTGCGCCAAGCCCTGGAAACCCATCGCCCCAAGGTGCTAGCCCTCGTCCATGCTGAAACCTCCACCGGGGTCCGTCAGCCCCTGGAAGGGGTCGGCGATCTCTGCCACCAGTATGACTGTTTACTGTTGGTGGATACGGTCACCAGTTTGGGGGGGGTGCCCATTTTCCTCGATCAGTGGCAGGTGGACTTGGCCTATAGCTGCAGCCAAAAGGGCTTGAGTTGCCCCCCCGGCATTTCCCCCTTCACCATCAGCCCCCGTGGCTTGGCCAAGCTGGATGAACGCAAAACCCCTGTGGCCAACTGGTATCTGGATACCACCATGCTGCGGAAATATTGGGGCAACGATCGCACCTACCACCACACCGCCCCCGTCAATATGACCTATGCCCTCCGGGAAGCCCTGCGCCTGTTGGCAGAGGAAGGGTTGGAAGCCCGCTGGCATCGCCACCAAACCAATGCGGAAAAGCTGTGGGACGGTCTGGAAGACTTGGGGCTGAAGTGCCATGTCGATCGGGAGTTCCGCCTGCCCACCCTGACCACGGTGCGGGTGCCCGCTGGCATCGATCCCAAAGCCCTCACCCGCCATCTGTTGCAACACCACAATATTGAAATTGGCGGTGGCCTTGGGGACTTGGCGGGCCAGGTGTGGCGCATTGGCCTGATGGGTGCCAACAGTTACCCCAAAAATGTCGATCTGCTGTTGGAAGCCCTCCAGCGATCGCTGTCGGCCCTGGGTTAA
- the mnmE gene encoding tRNA uridine-5-carboxymethylaminomethyl(34) synthesis GTPase MnmE has translation MTAAASAPTIAAIATAIVPQQGSVGIVRLSGADSLAIARTLFHAPGAQPWESHRVLYGLIRDPQTQELVDEGLLLWMQAPRSYTREDVVEFHCHGGMMVVQRILQLCLGAGATLAQPGEFTLRAFLNGRIDLTQAESIADLVGAQSPQAAQTALAGLQGKLAQPIGQMRSACLDLLAEVEAYIDFEDDLPPLDEAAVVRRVGELLAQVQQILATADRGQLLRTGLKVAIVGQPNVGKSSLLNAWSRSDRAIVTDLPGTTRDVVESQLVVAGIPVQVLDTAGIRDTGDVVEQLGVARSRQAAQQADLVLFTVDATQGWTAADQAIYGEVNHRPVILVRNKIDLLATTAAPLSASPGTPEPYPGDLAGVVALAAALNEGIDRLEAAIVATVHQGSVEAANLDFAINQRQAAALSLARQGLEQVQGTIAAGLPLDLWTIDLRGAIQALGEITGESLTESMLDRIFSRFCIGK, from the coding sequence ATGACTGCTGCTGCTTCTGCTCCCACCATTGCTGCCATTGCCACCGCGATCGTCCCCCAGCAGGGTAGCGTTGGCATTGTGCGCCTGTCCGGTGCTGACTCCCTGGCCATTGCCCGCACCCTGTTCCATGCCCCAGGTGCCCAGCCCTGGGAGAGCCACCGCGTTCTTTATGGGTTGATCCGGGATCCCCAGACCCAAGAACTAGTGGATGAAGGGCTGTTGCTGTGGATGCAGGCTCCCCGATCCTACACCCGCGAGGATGTGGTGGAGTTCCACTGTCACGGGGGCATGATGGTGGTGCAACGAATTTTGCAACTGTGTTTGGGGGCTGGTGCTACCTTGGCGCAGCCGGGGGAGTTTACCCTGCGGGCTTTTCTCAATGGCCGCATTGACTTGACCCAGGCGGAAAGTATTGCCGATTTGGTGGGTGCCCAGTCTCCCCAGGCGGCCCAAACGGCCTTGGCGGGTCTTCAGGGCAAACTCGCCCAACCCATTGGCCAGATGCGCAGTGCCTGTCTGGATCTGTTGGCAGAGGTGGAAGCCTACATTGATTTTGAAGATGATCTGCCCCCTTTGGATGAAGCGGCGGTGGTGCGTCGGGTGGGGGAACTGTTGGCCCAGGTGCAACAGATTTTGGCCACCGCCGATCGCGGTCAACTGTTGCGGACGGGGCTGAAGGTGGCGATCGTCGGTCAGCCCAATGTGGGCAAGTCTAGTTTGCTCAATGCCTGGAGCCGCAGCGATCGGGCCATTGTCACGGACTTACCAGGGACGACGCGGGATGTGGTGGAGTCCCAGTTGGTGGTGGCGGGGATTCCGGTGCAGGTGCTGGATACGGCGGGGATTCGGGATACGGGGGATGTGGTGGAACAGTTGGGGGTGGCCCGATCGCGGCAAGCGGCCCAGCAGGCGGATTTGGTGCTGTTTACGGTGGATGCCACCCAGGGCTGGACAGCGGCAGATCAGGCTATTTATGGGGAGGTGAACCATCGTCCGGTGATTCTGGTGCGCAACAAAATCGATTTGCTGGCGACTACTGCGGCTCCCCTGTCGGCTTCCCCCGGAACCCCGGAACCCTATCCGGGTGACTTGGCGGGGGTGGTGGCATTGGCGGCGGCGCTGAATGAGGGCATCGATCGCCTGGAAGCTGCCATTGTGGCTACGGTACACCAGGGAAGCGTTGAGGCGGCTAATCTGGATTTTGCCATTAATCAACGGCAGGCGGCGGCGTTATCTTTGGCTCGCCAGGGCTTGGAACAGGTGCAGGGGACGATCGCGGCGGGGTTACCGTTGGATTTATGGACGATCGATCTTCGGGGTGCGATCCAAGCCCTGGGGGAAATTACGGGGGAAAGTTTAACGGAATCGATGCTCGATCGTATTTTCAGCCGTTTTTGTATTGGGAAATAG
- a CDS encoding DUF2062 domain-containing protein, whose amino-acid sequence MVPRPSHHFHRSLWVKGQRAMIYTYYRLRRLRSTPGKLARGLAVGIFAGCFPFFGFQTLIAVALAIPLRGNPMLAAAGTWISNPLTYIPIYMFNFQVGRWILHTDDAPLTLGDLKDWATWQERGLEFIATLLLGCLVVGLVLGFIGYWLGWYALLYSRRQWLSRHDRPTSSLAAHTSPGPDPGPPLPQIPSINAPPANAPPANAPSPKPPSPVP is encoded by the coding sequence ATGGTTCCCCGTCCTTCCCACCACTTCCATCGTTCCCTTTGGGTCAAGGGACAGCGTGCGATGATCTATACCTATTATCGACTGCGGCGGTTGCGATCGACCCCCGGTAAACTAGCACGGGGCTTAGCCGTGGGGATCTTTGCAGGCTGCTTCCCCTTCTTCGGCTTTCAAACCCTGATAGCCGTTGCCCTTGCCATTCCCCTGCGGGGCAATCCCATGTTGGCGGCGGCGGGAACCTGGATTAGCAACCCCCTCACCTACATTCCCATCTACATGTTCAACTTCCAGGTGGGACGCTGGATTCTGCACACCGATGACGCACCCCTGACCCTGGGGGATCTCAAGGATTGGGCCACTTGGCAGGAACGGGGCTTAGAGTTCATTGCCACCCTGCTGTTGGGTTGTCTAGTCGTAGGCTTGGTGCTGGGCTTTATCGGTTACTGGCTGGGGTGGTATGCCCTGCTGTACAGTCGTCGCCAGTGGCTGAGCCGCCACGATCGCCCCACCTCTAGCCTCGCAGCCCACACCTCTCCCGGACCCGACCCCGGCCCACCCTTGCCCCAGATTCCTAGCATCAACGCTCCCCCGGCCAACGCTCCCCCGGCCAACGCTCCCTCCCCCAAACCCCCCTCCCCAGTACCGTGA
- a CDS encoding DUF3352 domain-containing protein, translating to MSSPLFPVSSPLSQVRVCRWGLGFWFPRSVWWLILWLIMVTALVVTLVFSFPDAARSAPLSLPSALGRWFTPAPQIPESPVIPKAEPAAAAFLPAQCPAVLSLLVNPDRAMAVAPTDWPGQTVQGLSPGEIQRYKTSLFSNLSSHYAEEIQPWLGQEITLAITSLDRDRNPHNGLQPGYLMALEVADVDLAQDFLRNFWQRKAVAGLRLETEWVQGVPVIQGRSALTGVSDSPGIPLASALLGRYFLLFANDGQVLRDAITNLQVPQLSLLHNPAYRTALQQLPPASPALALLNLPPFLNSWPQSTTPLPPALTLPPALTLALGIRPQATGLSLDTVLVPALLPTPESTLSPAASPAPPPALTPLIPDTATLVLRSQDLPQFLHQTQGILNQFGLGQLLGHPLIQAMQQAMQQAMPQIWGVEDLGTIASWVQGNYVLALLPPWPGDSGSRQPQLAENNSNLDLEWLFIADSTAPSAPAAIAALDQWVLEQGLDLDRVLLDDRPVTAWTRLSTQSSLASSSAPVRFSLQVAGVHTTLAFPQTALTDSATTYELFASSLETLARSLKGLNPPTIAPDLVTPDLAAPDLVTPDLVTQDLVTQDLVTQDLVTQDLVTQDLVTQDLVTQDLVTYNLTNPNLVTQDLETQDLIDQKLMNQQLTTSDLVDQVSLEDPGTIAGLDTGLDTGLDTGLDTGLDTGLDTGLDTGLDTDLDTDLDTDLDTGLDTGLDTGLDTGLDTGLDTGLDTPETLATELLGDFGGDPTIEPTLIPNDNTPIPSSLYLNWIQSQPFLEQEFPLLKIIEFAGQPLFQHLESLTLQTQPPVNPDPDLDRQPSQQGSITLKWRQP from the coding sequence GTGAGTTCACCCCTGTTCCCTGTGTCGTCCCCCCTGTCCCAAGTCCGCGTCTGTCGTTGGGGATTGGGGTTTTGGTTCCCTCGATCGGTCTGGTGGTTGATCCTGTGGTTGATCATGGTGACGGCCCTGGTGGTGACCCTGGTCTTCAGCTTTCCAGATGCCGCCCGATCGGCCCCCCTATCCCTCCCCTCAGCCCTAGGCCGTTGGTTCACCCCAGCCCCCCAGATCCCAGAGTCCCCGGTGATCCCCAAGGCTGAACCCGCCGCCGCCGCCTTTCTGCCTGCCCAGTGTCCCGCCGTCTTGTCCCTGTTGGTCAACCCCGATCGGGCCATGGCAGTAGCTCCCACCGATTGGCCGGGACAAACTGTTCAAGGCTTAAGCCCTGGGGAAATTCAACGCTACAAAACCAGTCTTTTCAGCAACCTCAGTAGCCACTACGCCGAGGAAATCCAACCCTGGCTTGGTCAGGAAATCACCTTAGCCATCACCAGCCTCGATCGCGATCGCAATCCCCACAATGGTTTGCAACCGGGCTACCTCATGGCCCTAGAGGTGGCCGATGTGGATTTGGCCCAGGACTTTCTGCGCAACTTTTGGCAACGGAAGGCGGTGGCCGGGTTGCGCCTGGAGACGGAGTGGGTGCAGGGGGTGCCGGTGATTCAGGGGCGATCGGCCCTCACGGGGGTATCAGATTCCCCAGGAATCCCCCTGGCCAGTGCCCTCCTAGGGCGCTATTTTCTGCTGTTTGCCAACGATGGTCAGGTGTTGCGGGATGCCATTACCAATCTGCAAGTGCCCCAGCTCAGCCTGCTCCACAATCCCGCCTACCGCACTGCCCTCCAGCAGTTGCCCCCCGCCTCCCCGGCCCTGGCGCTGCTCAACCTGCCGCCGTTCCTCAATTCCTGGCCACAGTCCACGACCCCCTTACCCCCGGCCCTGACCTTGCCCCCGGCCCTGACCTTAGCCCTGGGTATTCGACCCCAAGCCACCGGTTTAAGCCTCGATACGGTCTTGGTCCCAGCCCTGCTCCCGACTCCTGAATCCACCCTCTCCCCAGCGGCTTCCCCCGCCCCCCCTCCAGCCCTCACCCCCCTGATCCCCGATACAGCGACCCTCGTGCTCCGCAGCCAGGATCTACCCCAGTTCCTGCACCAAACCCAAGGGATCCTCAACCAGTTCGGCCTGGGGCAACTCCTGGGGCACCCCTTAATTCAGGCCATGCAACAGGCCATGCAACAGGCCATGCCTCAGATCTGGGGAGTGGAGGATCTGGGCACGATCGCCTCCTGGGTCCAGGGAAATTATGTCCTCGCTCTGCTGCCCCCTTGGCCGGGGGACTCTGGCTCCCGTCAACCCCAATTAGCAGAGAATAACTCAAATTTAGATCTAGAGTGGCTTTTTATAGCTGATAGCACTGCCCCCAGTGCCCCTGCTGCCATTGCCGCCTTGGATCAATGGGTATTAGAGCAAGGTTTGGATCTCGATCGGGTTCTACTGGACGATCGCCCCGTCACCGCTTGGACCCGCCTCTCCACCCAATCATCCCTTGCCTCTTCCTCAGCGCCGGTGCGCTTCAGTCTCCAAGTGGCTGGGGTTCACACCACCCTTGCCTTTCCTCAAACCGCCCTCACCGACAGCGCCACCACCTACGAGCTATTCGCCTCATCCCTGGAAACCTTAGCCCGTTCCCTGAAGGGCTTGAATCCCCCGACGATCGCCCCAGATTTAGTTACCCCAGATTTAGCAGCCCCAGATTTAGTTACCCCAGATTTAGTTACCCAAGATTTAGTTACCCAAGATTTAGTCACTCAAGATTTAGTCACTCAAGATTTAGTTACTCAAGATTTAGTTACTCAAGATTTAGTTACTCAAGATTTAGTTACCTACAATTTAACAAATCCCAATTTAGTCACCCAAGATTTAGAAACCCAAGATTTAATAGACCAAAAATTAATGAACCAACAGTTAACTACTTCAGATTTGGTAGACCAAGTAAGCCTAGAAGACCCTGGGACGATAGCAGGTTTAGATACAGGTTTAGATACAGGTTTAGATACAGGTTTAGATACAGGCTTAGATACAGGTTTAGATACAGGCTTAGATACAGGCTTAGATACAGATTTAGATACAGATTTAGATACAGATTTAGATACAGGTTTAGATACAGGTTTAGATACAGGTTTAGATACAGGTTTAGATACAGGTTTAGATACAGGTTTAGATACACCAGAAACCCTGGCAACAGAACTCTTGGGGGACTTTGGGGGGGATCCTACGATCGAGCCAACCTTAATCCCCAACGACAATACCCCCATCCCCAGCTCCCTGTACCTCAACTGGATCCAAAGCCAACCCTTCCTCGAACAGGAATTTCCCCTCCTCAAAATCATTGAATTTGCCGGTCAACCCCTGTTTCAGCACCTGGAATCCCTCACCCTCCAAACCCAGCCCCCCGTTAACCCCGATCCAGACCTCGATCGCCAGCCCAGCCAACAGGGCAGCATCACCCTAAAATGGCGGCAACCCTAA
- a CDS encoding phosphatidate cytidylyltransferase, with the protein MPWIRILSTIVAIAIALGMVLLGGWYFTAFFGFLVYFGLLEYFKLARAKNISPAAKTTLVVSQVILVVCTAAPALADAVVPVAGTLICTYLLLQPKLASISDLATSIFGLFYGGHLPSYWVRLRGLGSGADSNLPLGGFWPFPWEGFSHLPEGLSLTLLAFFCIWATDIGAYIMGRLFGRTRLTHISPKKTVEGAVYGVLASILVGIWGAVALDWPWAVFTGLALGLMIGIAGLVGDLTESMMKRDAGVKDSGDLIPGHGGILDRADSYVFTAPLVYYFVTLFLPMVAKLAGT; encoded by the coding sequence ATGCCTTGGATTCGCATCCTCAGTACCATTGTTGCCATTGCCATTGCCCTGGGGATGGTTTTGCTGGGTGGTTGGTATTTTACAGCATTCTTTGGATTCTTGGTTTATTTCGGTTTATTGGAATATTTCAAGCTGGCCCGCGCTAAAAATATTTCCCCTGCTGCCAAAACAACCCTGGTGGTGAGCCAGGTGATTTTAGTGGTCTGTACTGCGGCTCCCGCTTTAGCGGATGCGGTGGTACCGGTGGCAGGGACGTTAATTTGTACCTATTTGTTATTGCAACCAAAGCTGGCCTCTATTTCTGATTTAGCCACTTCTATTTTTGGGTTGTTTTATGGGGGGCATTTGCCCAGCTATTGGGTGCGTTTGCGGGGGTTGGGGAGTGGGGCGGATAGTAATTTACCCTTGGGGGGATTTTGGCCCTTTCCCTGGGAGGGGTTTAGCCATTTGCCGGAGGGGTTGAGTCTGACGTTGTTGGCGTTTTTCTGTATTTGGGCTACGGATATTGGAGCCTATATTATGGGCCGTTTGTTTGGACGGACTCGTTTAACGCACATTAGCCCAAAGAAAACGGTGGAAGGGGCGGTTTATGGGGTCTTAGCTAGTATTCTGGTGGGGATTTGGGGTGCGGTGGCATTGGATTGGCCCTGGGCGGTGTTTACGGGGTTGGCCCTGGGGCTGATGATTGGGATTGCGGGATTAGTGGGAGATCTGACGGAATCGATGATGAAGCGGGATGCGGGGGTGAAAGATTCCGGGGATCTGATTCCGGGCCATGGGGGGATTCTCGATCGCGCCGATAGTTATGTGTTTACGGCTCCGTTGGTCTATTACTTTGTGACGCTCTTTTTGCCCATGGTGGCGAAGCTGGCCGGAACTTAG
- the cbiT gene encoding precorrin-6Y C5,15-methyltransferase subunit CbiT translates to MAPSLWPHTTPGIVDQLFERLPGIPMSKREVRVLMLSQLRLCCDSVLWDIGAGTGTIPVEVGLLCPQGQVIAVERDGEVVKLIHRNCDRFGVTNVSVIEGNAPDCLSSLTTTPTHVIVEGGRPIKTILQATWERLGNQGRILATTNTLEGLYTISESFAELQVRHVEVVQTSVNRLEKRGNHQTFAALDPTFILSGEKLA, encoded by the coding sequence ATGGCTCCCTCCCTTTGGCCCCACACCACCCCCGGCATTGTTGACCAACTCTTTGAGCGTCTCCCTGGTATTCCCATGAGCAAACGGGAGGTGCGGGTCTTAATGTTGTCCCAACTGCGGCTCTGTTGTGATTCGGTGCTGTGGGACATTGGGGCCGGGACGGGTACGATTCCGGTGGAGGTGGGGCTGTTGTGTCCCCAGGGTCAGGTGATAGCGGTGGAACGGGATGGGGAGGTGGTGAAACTGATTCACCGCAACTGCGATCGCTTTGGGGTCACCAATGTCAGTGTCATAGAGGGCAATGCTCCCGACTGTCTGTCTAGCCTGACCACTACCCCCACCCATGTCATCGTCGAGGGCGGTCGTCCCATCAAAACGATCCTGCAAGCCACCTGGGAACGCCTCGGCAACCAGGGCCGGATCCTGGCCACCACCAATACTCTGGAAGGTCTGTACACCATTTCTGAGAGTTTTGCAGAGTTGCAGGTGCGCCATGTGGAGGTGGTGCAAACGTCGGTGAACCGGCTGGAGAAGCGGGGCAACCACCAAACCTTTGCGGCATTGGATCCCACGTTTATCCTCAGCGGTGAAAAGTTGGCGTAA